One part of the Tunicatimonas pelagia genome encodes these proteins:
- a CDS encoding vanadium-dependent haloperoxidase, with protein MLPICSATNRFLVVLLGFVTLACQKKVDESFVADDPEYVHQSMQKLTDVIVYDIFSPPVASRIYVYPSIAAYEALLPDYPEYRSLAGQLNGLKPIPAPDTTQPISLPLASIHAFLTAGKHFIFSEERIDEYQQELYQPFETAFPEDMYNNSLAYGEQVAQHILDWSSQDNYKQSRSFPKFTVNDAPGRWQPTPPDYMDGIEPHWSSIRPLVIDSANQFVPAPPSPFSIEEGSQFLAEVMEVYETVNNLDEEQAEIASFWDCNPYVSHHQGHVMFATKKITPGGHWMGIAKIAAQQSGADLMRSLETYAFTAIALFDGFISCWDEKYRSSLIRPETVINQHFDEDWMPLLQTPPFPEYTSGHSVISASAAVALTELYGEPFAYVDSTEVAYGLPPREFNSFREASEEAAISRLYGGIHYMPAIDNGVEQGRQVGNFILSKVNTREEASLAEK; from the coding sequence ATGCTGCCAATATGCTCTGCTACCAACCGTTTTTTGGTAGTACTACTGGGGTTCGTAACGTTAGCCTGCCAGAAAAAAGTAGATGAAAGTTTTGTGGCTGATGACCCTGAGTACGTTCACCAGTCGATGCAAAAACTCACCGATGTAATTGTTTATGACATTTTCTCGCCCCCGGTCGCCAGCCGGATTTATGTATACCCCAGCATTGCTGCTTACGAAGCTCTTTTGCCCGACTATCCCGAATACCGATCATTGGCTGGGCAGCTCAATGGTTTGAAGCCGATTCCCGCTCCCGACACCACGCAGCCTATCTCGTTACCACTGGCCAGTATTCACGCCTTTCTTACTGCCGGAAAGCATTTTATATTTTCTGAAGAGCGGATTGATGAATATCAGCAGGAGTTGTACCAGCCGTTCGAAACCGCCTTTCCGGAAGATATGTACAACAACTCACTCGCTTACGGTGAGCAGGTAGCTCAGCATATTTTAGACTGGTCTAGCCAGGATAATTACAAACAATCTCGCTCTTTCCCTAAGTTTACGGTGAATGATGCCCCCGGTCGGTGGCAACCCACTCCACCCGATTATATGGACGGTATTGAGCCTCACTGGAGCAGTATTCGACCGTTGGTGATCGACTCAGCTAACCAGTTTGTCCCTGCCCCGCCCTCTCCTTTTTCAATAGAAGAAGGTAGCCAGTTTCTTGCGGAAGTGATGGAAGTGTACGAGACGGTTAACAACCTAGATGAAGAGCAGGCCGAAATTGCCAGTTTCTGGGATTGCAACCCCTACGTCTCTCATCATCAGGGACATGTAATGTTTGCTACCAAAAAGATTACTCCGGGCGGGCACTGGATGGGTATTGCTAAAATAGCTGCTCAGCAATCTGGGGCTGATTTGATGCGGTCATTAGAAACCTATGCTTTTACCGCTATTGCACTGTTCGACGGTTTCATTAGTTGCTGGGACGAAAAATACCGTAGTAGTCTGATCCGCCCCGAAACGGTAATCAATCAGCACTTTGATGAAGACTGGATGCCACTGTTGCAGACCCCTCCCTTCCCTGAATATACTAGTGGGCATAGTGTCATTTCCGCTTCAGCTGCGGTAGCCCTCACCGAGCTATACGGCGAACCCTTTGCTTACGTAGACTCTACCGAAGTTGCGTACGGTCTGCCCCCCCGGGAGTTCAACTCTTTTCGAGAAGCTTCGGAAGAAGCGGCAATCAGTCGGTTGTACGGTGGCATTCACTATATGCCAGCCATCGACAATGGAGTAGAACAAGGCCGACAAGTAGGTAACTTTATTTTGAGCAAAGTTAATACTCGAGAAGAAGCTTCGCTGGCAGAGAAATAA